The following are encoded in a window of Bradyrhizobium guangdongense genomic DNA:
- a CDS encoding glycosyl hydrolase 53 family protein has product MFLVVKRLFLVALLPVLGLVASVGIASAGPLTWGVDGPDGRRADLKAIFEVMRARGLTQYRVGANLARDTDPYEVQMYRDMLALAKTYGITLKPILATPFAWGDRTDGGKYPAGDWNALYQQAYSRTYTFVVNFKDQINDWEMGNEINLLALDPSGKKLYGRGWTAEEFDMPVMNDWVAVLKGMSDAIDKINHDYGLHLRRVLNTTSTMFGFLDFMASKGVGFDVISYHYYESLNQNPNRAWGGSRQPYNLFKKLASYGKPVVFNEVNCAEIYKPTYENEAGKPMTEACYKSLYATLSFITHQADANVESVLIYEMLDEPAKAPPENRFGLMYDIHTPKVPLYMVSRFAGKALAPHEAEELSKRGM; this is encoded by the coding sequence ATGTTCCTGGTGGTGAAGAGATTGTTTCTGGTGGCGCTGTTGCCGGTGCTCGGTCTGGTGGCATCCGTCGGGATTGCCAGCGCAGGTCCGCTGACATGGGGGGTCGACGGGCCCGATGGCCGGCGCGCAGACCTGAAGGCGATCTTCGAAGTCATGCGGGCGCGCGGGCTTACCCAATACAGGGTCGGTGCAAATCTCGCGCGGGATACCGATCCTTACGAGGTCCAGATGTACCGGGACATGCTGGCGCTCGCCAAGACGTACGGCATCACGCTGAAACCGATATTGGCGACCCCGTTTGCCTGGGGCGATCGGACCGACGGCGGCAAGTATCCGGCCGGCGATTGGAATGCGCTGTACCAGCAGGCCTATTCGAGAACTTATACCTTCGTGGTCAATTTTAAGGACCAGATCAACGATTGGGAGATGGGCAACGAGATCAACCTTCTTGCGCTGGATCCCAGCGGCAAGAAGCTCTACGGCCGCGGCTGGACCGCCGAGGAATTCGACATGCCGGTCATGAACGACTGGGTTGCGGTCCTCAAGGGCATGTCGGACGCGATCGACAAGATCAATCACGACTACGGCTTGCACTTGCGACGCGTGCTCAACACCACGTCAACCATGTTCGGTTTCCTCGACTTCATGGCGTCGAAGGGCGTCGGATTCGACGTCATCTCCTACCATTATTATGAATCCCTCAATCAGAATCCGAACCGCGCATGGGGCGGCAGCAGGCAGCCCTACAATCTCTTCAAGAAACTCGCGTCCTACGGCAAGCCGGTCGTCTTCAACGAGGTCAATTGCGCGGAGATCTACAAGCCCACGTACGAGAACGAAGCCGGCAAGCCCATGACGGAGGCGTGTTACAAGAGCCTGTATGCTACCCTTAGCTTCATTACCCATCAGGCCGATGCCAACGTCGAGAGCGTGTTGATCTACGAGATGCTCGACGAGCCGGCCAAGGCTCCTCCGGAGAACCGCTTCGGCCTGATGTACGACATCCATACGCCGAAGGTGCCGCTCTACATGGTGTCGCGGTTTGCCGGGAAGGCGCTCGCGCCCCACGAAGCCGAGGAACTGAGCAAGCGCGGAATGTAG